The region TTAACCGGTGTTCTGCATCCCAGCAGCAATACCCTTCATGGTTAAGATAAGGGTGTCTTCCAGTCCAGGGGCGTACTCGCTCATAGGATTGAGCTTCAGAAGCTCTGCAGCTGGCTTTTTGCTTGATTCTGTGATTTCCCTTGAAAGATGTGGCTTCACCTTCACATCATAACTGGGGTCGCGGATCCGTTTCAATGTGTAGGCTTGGAGAACATTCAGGGTTGTGATATATGAATCACGAAGACGGAGTCTCTGCTTTAAATATGGATCTCCTTCCAAAAGATCTTTGTGCCCCGCAATCTAAGAGACAGCAGACCCCGGAAAAGAAGAGAACAAAAAATGTTATCAGTTTCACATAAACAACAATTGTTCCATCCAAACAAAAGGTACAACTATAATTCTAGTAAAATGGAGGCACACATTTCGGCAGATCAATCAATGTTGTATAAGTACTCTCAACCGCCTACCATTTTTGGCTCTAAACTGAACTGATATTCTGTATCAAATAATTTGAATCCATGTTTCatgatcaacattgtttaaatCAGTACACGGTAGCTGGTCAATTCAAGGAAGAAAAAGTAGTACGCTATACATGTTCATAATAAATTATATGTTGTTGATTACCTGGAGAAGATAGCTCTTAGATTCTTCGAAGATTGCCCTCAATCTTTCCCCAAAAGGCCACAACTCTTCTGAAACTAGGAGCTTATCATACAATGCTGCAATGCCTGGGTCACCCTTTGCAAATACCATCTCCACCAAGTCAATTGTGACTCTAAAGAAAGGCCATTCGTTGTACATCTCCTTGAGCATTTGAAGATTTCGTATATCCTTCTCGATAATATGCTTAAATGCAGCTCCAAAGCCAAGCCAAACTGGGAGATGAAACCTCGTCTGCGTCCATGCAAAGATCCATGGGATTGCTCGAAGAGATTCTATTCCACCACTTGGCTTTCTTTTAGCTGGACGACTACCGATATTCATACGGCCATACTCCAACTCTGGTGTTGCCTGTATTTATAATGTAAAACTTTTCACTTAGTTCTCTTAGATGCATTATTCGGCTTTTTATTTTTGATAATTATGCGTTAGTACTAGCTTTAGGCGCTCCGATATTTTGTAACAAGACCACATCAACAAAGACCATATGGACATAAATTTCACCAGTAAACATGGTGGAAAAAGAACAAGAATAGTTATATTAGCATTATCCattgtgtgtgtgtatgtgtgtttgtgtgtgtgtgtgcgcgcgtgtGCGCTAATCATCGTGCTAATATAGACTTGCAGACTGGAAATATTCGTTAAACTTTTTGTTGGGCTATGAAGACAGTTTAGTAACAATGCTCAATATTATCCCAAATTTGAGATATGAATAGTAGGAAAACTTACAAGGCGGAAGTATTCCACAAACCGGGGCTCTTGAAAAACTATGGATCGATACTCCTTTGTAGCAACGACTGCCATCTCATCCAGTAGTGCTCGCCATTCTGGCTTTGGTGATATAGGAGGATGCATTCCATGCTCCAGCGTAGCAGCAGTGAATCTTTGGAGTGTCCTAAAGCACAAATGCTCCTCACCAAAAGATTGTTCAATAACTTCACCTTGGACAGTCACACGTAGCGATCCATGTACTGTATCCGGTGGCTGAGATAGAATAGCAAGATGGGTTGGACCTCCACCTCGTCCGACAGTCCCTCCACGACCATGAAACATTGTTAGCTTTACTCCGAATTGCTTTGCTACCTTTATAAGCTCTTCCTGAGCTTTATATAGCTGCCAAGCTGCAGAGAGACGGCCAGCATCCTTGCCTGAATCTGAGTACCCAATCATGACTTCTTGCTTTCCATTAATCCTGTCTCTGTACCAATCAATTGAAAATAAACGAGTCATAGCTGCAGGTGCAGCCTCAAGGTCGGCTAGTTTTTCAAACAAAGGCACAACTCTTAGGGGAGTCTTAACACGGCATTCCCTTTGTAGAAGCTCTACAGCAAGCACATCAGATGGAGCAGTTGCCATTGAAATAATGTAGGCACCAAAGCTGTCTGACGGGAGTTCGGAAATGACATGGAAGGTTTCTAAcacatcagcaatttcttctgTTTTGGGAAGATCATGACCAAATAAAGGGCGTTTTCCGCTGAGTTCAGATAAGAGCCACTCCTGTCTGCCTTCTTCTGACCATTCCCGATAGGATCCAATTTCCAGGTGCTTTGTAATAGCATCCATAACATCTGTGTGCCTGTCGGATTCTTGCCGAATATCAAGTCTAACAAGTGAGAGACCAAAGGTTGAAACTTGCCGCAAGAAATCAAGAAGGCTTCCATCAGCAATTGGCCGATCACCACACGAGCAGAGTGATCTGTAACAGAGCTCTAGAGGCTCTAGGAACTGCAAGATAAGAGCAAAGTAGATAATGATTTAGAATTAACAGAAGAGAATCCATCATGATTTACATGTTTAATAAAGTTTGAAGAAGACAGACCTGCTCAACATTAGTAAAAGTTGCTTCTTCAGGAATATCTGAGAGCCCATTTGATAATATTTGACGAGAACGTTCACGAGTATGATACAGTTTATCCCTCACATCAGAAAGAATAACACGATATGGTTCATTTGGCGGGATTTGTTTCCAGAACTCTGAAAAAGGATGAAAATAAACCTCAAACATTGTAGAATAAAGTATTGATAATTTAATCGCATAAACAATATTATTGAAGGCATGGAAGACCTTATATTAATCACTCCTAAAATTATCAGTTTGAAAACATCAAGCTTAAATCAAATATAAAAATCACACAGGGCCTACCAATATAGTGTTTTGCATCTCTCTTTGAAGACCTATGAAGTTCATCAGCACGAGCACAAAGTTCATCAGTGCACCTCCACATAGATAACTGTGAACAACAGATTGGAAACAGAAAAGTAAACAACGGACATCAGTATCCACTTGGCAGTTATCTGCTGCCAAAATAATGATTTACTGTAACAATATATAGACTCCTTACCTCAAACATAAGATCCTCTATCTGGGAAAAGTACATGTTGGCAGCCATCATTCTAGCCAATAAACAAACATCCCTTGTAACCTCAGGAGTGACCCTAGGATTTCCTGCAGTCCATATCAAATGAACATTAGCAACAACCTAAGTTTTTAGAGAATAGCTCCACTTGTAGGCATGTATATATACTATAGTACATATT is a window of Apium graveolens cultivar Ventura chromosome 11, ASM990537v1, whole genome shotgun sequence DNA encoding:
- the LOC141697135 gene encoding phosphoenolpyruvate carboxylase 2, with the protein product MASRNLEKMASIDAQLRLLAPKKVSEDDKLVEYDALLLDRFLDILQDLHGEDIRETVQDCYELSAEYEGSTDPQKLEELGRMLTSLDAGDSIVVAKCFSHMLNLANLAEEVQIAYRRRIKLKRGDLADEASATTESDIEETFKRLVGELNKTPEEVFDSLKNQTVDLVLTAHPTQSVRRSLLQKHARIRDCLAQLYAKDITPDDKQELDEALQREIQAAFRTDEIRRTAPTPQDEMRAGMSYFQETIWKGVPKFLRRVDTALKNIGISERVPYNAPLIQFSSWMGGDRDGNPRVTPEVTRDVCLLARMMAANMYFSQIEDLMFELSMWRCTDELCARADELHRSSKRDAKHYIEFWKQIPPNEPYRVILSDVRDKLYHTRERSRQILSNGLSDIPEEATFTNVEQFLEPLELCYRSLCSCGDRPIADGSLLDFLRQVSTFGLSLVRLDIRQESDRHTDVMDAITKHLEIGSYREWSEEGRQEWLLSELSGKRPLFGHDLPKTEEIADVLETFHVISELPSDSFGAYIISMATAPSDVLAVELLQRECRVKTPLRVVPLFEKLADLEAAPAAMTRLFSIDWYRDRINGKQEVMIGYSDSGKDAGRLSAAWQLYKAQEELIKVAKQFGVKLTMFHGRGGTVGRGGGPTHLAILSQPPDTVHGSLRVTVQGEVIEQSFGEEHLCFRTLQRFTAATLEHGMHPPISPKPEWRALLDEMAVVATKEYRSIVFQEPRFVEYFRLATPELEYGRMNIGSRPAKRKPSGGIESLRAIPWIFAWTQTRFHLPVWLGFGAAFKHIIEKDIRNLQMLKEMYNEWPFFRVTIDLVEMVFAKGDPGIAALYDKLLVSEELWPFGERLRAIFEESKSYLLQIAGHKDLLEGDPYLKQRLRLRDSYITTLNVLQAYTLKRIRDPSYDVKVKPHLSREITESSKKPAAELLKLNPMSEYAPGLEDTLILTMKGIAAGMQNTG